A DNA window from Rossellomorea marisflavi contains the following coding sequences:
- a CDS encoding L,D-transpeptidase family protein has translation MIHIVKTGETLYQIATDFRKPLKTIIDANPGVSPGAIYPGQPIVIPGIPNTHTIPYRIEVSVNKRWLRLYKNGALVKQYPIAVGRMLHETPIGEFIVINKSPNPGGPYGTMWMSLSKQGYGIHGTNDPSSIGKAVSAGCIRMQNKDVEELAGTIPVGTPVMITP, from the coding sequence TTGATCCATATTGTCAAAACAGGAGAAACGCTGTATCAGATTGCCACCGATTTCCGTAAGCCCCTTAAGACCATCATCGATGCCAATCCCGGTGTGAGCCCGGGAGCGATCTACCCCGGTCAGCCCATCGTCATTCCGGGCATCCCGAATACCCATACCATCCCATACAGGATCGAGGTTTCAGTGAATAAACGGTGGCTCCGCCTTTATAAAAACGGGGCACTGGTCAAGCAATATCCTATAGCCGTAGGAAGGATGCTCCATGAAACCCCGATCGGTGAATTCATCGTGATTAACAAATCTCCCAATCCAGGTGGTCCATACGGGACGATGTGGATGAGCTTGTCGAAGCAAGGTTATGGCATCCACGGAACCAACGATCCAAGCTCGATTGGAAAAGCGGTGTCGGCTGGATGCATCCGGATGCAGAATAAGGACGTGGAGGAGCTGGCAGGGACCATACCGGTCGGGACACCCGTGATGATTACCCCTTGA